One part of the Leclercia sp. LSNIH1 genome encodes these proteins:
- a CDS encoding pyridoxal phosphate-dependent aminotransferase produces the protein MTLRTPIQPRSKLPDVGTTIFTVIGQLSAEHNAINLSQGAPNFDCDPALVAGVHRAMQAGHNQYASMTGLASLKERIADKIASLYGTQYDPASEVLVTASASEGLYSAISGLVHAGDEVIYFEPSFDSYAPIVRLQGATPVAIKLTVPDFAVNWDEVRAAITSRTRMIIVNTPHNPSGQVFSAEDLAQLAAITRNTDIIILSDEVYEHVVFDDVPHHGMATHPGLAERSVIVSSFGKTYHVTGWRVGYCVAPAPLMDEICKIHQFLMFSADTPMQYAFAEHMADPQTWLSLAAFYQRKRDLLVNLLADSPFRLLPSAGSFFLLADYSHFSDERDSEMVKRLIVDYGVATIPLSAFYTDGTDNKLIRLSFAKDEATLRAGAQALCRVKPR, from the coding sequence ATGACGCTGCGTACTCCGATACAACCCCGATCCAAACTGCCGGACGTAGGCACCACGATTTTTACCGTTATCGGTCAGCTCTCCGCTGAACACAATGCCATCAACCTTTCTCAGGGGGCGCCGAATTTCGACTGCGATCCCGCGCTGGTGGCAGGTGTCCACCGCGCCATGCAGGCGGGCCACAACCAGTACGCGTCCATGACCGGGCTGGCGTCGCTGAAGGAACGCATCGCCGATAAGATCGCATCCCTCTACGGTACGCAGTACGATCCTGCCAGCGAAGTGTTAGTTACCGCCAGCGCCAGCGAAGGGCTCTATTCGGCCATCAGCGGGCTGGTGCATGCTGGTGATGAGGTGATCTACTTTGAGCCGTCGTTCGACAGCTACGCGCCGATTGTCCGTCTGCAGGGCGCCACGCCGGTAGCCATCAAGCTGACAGTGCCGGATTTTGCCGTTAACTGGGATGAAGTGCGCGCCGCTATTACCTCGCGCACCCGGATGATTATTGTCAACACGCCGCATAACCCGAGCGGGCAGGTCTTCTCGGCGGAGGATCTGGCGCAGCTTGCGGCGATCACCCGCAACACCGATATCATTATTCTCTCTGACGAAGTGTACGAGCACGTGGTGTTTGACGACGTGCCGCATCACGGCATGGCTACCCATCCGGGGCTGGCGGAGCGCAGCGTGATCGTCTCGTCGTTTGGCAAAACCTACCACGTCACCGGCTGGCGCGTCGGCTACTGTGTCGCCCCGGCGCCGTTGATGGATGAGATCTGCAAAATCCATCAGTTTTTGATGTTCTCTGCCGATACCCCTATGCAGTATGCGTTTGCTGAACATATGGCCGATCCGCAAACCTGGCTGTCGCTGGCGGCGTTCTACCAGCGCAAACGCGATCTGCTGGTCAACCTGCTGGCCGACTCACCGTTCCGCCTGCTGCCGAGCGCAGGCTCCTTCTTCCTGCTGGCGGATTACAGCCACTTCAGCGATGAACGCGACAGCGAGATGGTGAAACGGCTGATTGTTGATTACGGTGTTGCCACGATCCCGCTCTCGGCGTTCTATACCGACGGGACAGATAACAAATTAATCCGTCTCTCTTTTGCCAAAGATGAGGCGACATTACGGGCAGGTGCGCAGGCCCTGTGTCGGGTAAAACCACGCTAA
- the rimL gene encoding 50S ribosomal protein L7/L12-serine acetyltransferase: MTTPTEEIIPVNAHIELRAADERYTSELHNLVIKNRAWLQDYLNWPQYVGTEEDTRQNIQSNQMLHQRGYAKMFLIFHDNALVGVLSFNAIEPLNKTGYIGYWLDEAHQGQGILSQALEAFIRHYAGRGEIRRFVIKCRVDNAASNQVALRNGFVLEGCLKEAEFLNGGYDDQNIYARICTS, from the coding sequence ATGACCACACCAACTGAAGAGATCATTCCCGTCAATGCGCATATCGAACTGCGTGCCGCCGACGAGCGTTACACCTCCGAGCTGCATAATCTGGTGATCAAAAACCGGGCGTGGTTACAGGACTACCTTAACTGGCCGCAATATGTCGGCACCGAAGAGGACACCCGCCAGAACATTCAGAGCAACCAGATGCTGCATCAACGTGGTTACGCCAAGATGTTCCTGATTTTTCACGATAATGCGCTGGTGGGGGTGCTGTCGTTTAACGCCATCGAGCCGCTGAATAAAACCGGCTATATCGGCTACTGGCTGGATGAAGCGCATCAGGGGCAGGGTATTTTGTCCCAGGCACTGGAGGCCTTTATCCGCCACTACGCCGGACGCGGAGAGATCCGCCGTTTCGTCATCAAGTGCCGCGTTGACAACGCCGCCAGCAATCAGGTGGCGCTGCGCAACGGCTTTGTGCTGGAAGGGTGTCTGAAAGAGGCGGAATTCCTCAACGGAGGCTATGACGACCAGAACATCTATGCCCGGATCTGCACCTCATAA
- the tehB gene encoding tellurite resistance methyltransferase TehB — MTVFDENYFTEKYGLTRTHSEVLYSAGIVEPGKTLDLGCGNGRNSLYLAANGFDVTAWDKSPMGIENIESIKAKEGITNLQTAVQDLNTLRFDGEYDFILSTVVMMFLQAETIPNLIDNMQRCTKPGGYNLIVAAMDTDDYPCNVGFPFAFKTGELSDYYAGWELLKYNEEVGELHRTDAQGNRIKLRFATMLARKPT; from the coding sequence ATGACTGTGTTTGATGAGAACTACTTTACCGAAAAATATGGCCTGACCCGTACCCACTCCGAAGTGCTCTACAGCGCCGGGATTGTTGAGCCGGGCAAGACGCTGGATCTCGGCTGCGGCAACGGGCGAAACAGCCTCTACCTTGCGGCGAACGGCTTTGACGTCACCGCGTGGGATAAAAGTCCGATGGGCATCGAGAATATCGAGAGCATCAAGGCGAAAGAGGGGATCACTAACCTGCAGACGGCGGTCCAGGATCTCAACACCCTGCGCTTTGACGGCGAATACGATTTTATTCTCTCTACCGTGGTGATGATGTTCCTGCAGGCGGAAACCATCCCCAATCTTATCGACAACATGCAGCGCTGCACGAAACCCGGCGGCTATAACCTGATTGTGGCCGCAATGGATACCGACGATTATCCGTGCAACGTCGGCTTCCCGTTCGCGTTTAAAACCGGCGAGTTAAGCGACTACTATGCGGGCTGGGAACTGCTGAAATATAACGAGGAGGTGGGCGAGCTGCACCGCACCGACGCCCAGGGGAACCGCATTAAGCTGCGTTTTGCCACGATGCTGGCGCGTAAGCCGACGTAA
- the pepT gene encoding peptidase T produces MASALARQLTQRFFRYLAVTSQSDPKVKTLPSTPGQHEMARMLAAELQTLGLSEIVIDEFATVTAVKKGNVPGAPRIGFITHIDTVDVGLSPDIHPQILTFTGDDLCLNAEKDIWLRVSEHPEILAYPNEEIIFSDGTSVLGADNKSAVTVVMTLLENLTAEHKHGDIVVAFVPDEEIGLCGAKALDLARFDVDFAWTIDCCELGEIVYENFNAAAAEIRFTGVTAHPMSAKGVLVNPLLMATDYINHFDRLQTPEHTEGREGYIWFNGIQAGQNEALLKASIRDFDRESFAARKAQIGEVAEKIAAQHPTAQVSWHIEDTYSNISNAVGDDRRAIDLMFEAMESLGITPKPTPMRGGTDGAALSAKGLLTPNFFTGAHNFHSKFEFLPLKSFEASYNTALQLCLLAAR; encoded by the coding sequence ATGGCTTCTGCGCTCGCCAGACAATTAACCCAACGCTTCTTTCGCTACTTGGCTGTCACCAGCCAGAGCGACCCAAAGGTGAAAACCCTGCCCTCCACACCCGGCCAGCATGAGATGGCACGGATGCTGGCCGCAGAGCTGCAAACGCTGGGTTTGTCGGAGATCGTGATCGACGAATTTGCCACCGTCACCGCGGTAAAAAAGGGCAATGTTCCCGGCGCGCCGCGAATCGGTTTTATCACCCATATCGATACCGTTGACGTCGGTTTATCACCGGATATTCATCCACAGATCCTCACCTTTACCGGAGATGATCTCTGCCTGAATGCGGAAAAAGATATCTGGCTGCGGGTCAGCGAACACCCGGAAATCCTCGCTTACCCCAATGAAGAAATCATTTTCAGCGACGGCACCAGCGTACTGGGCGCCGACAACAAATCGGCGGTGACGGTGGTGATGACGCTGCTAGAGAACCTTACCGCTGAGCATAAGCATGGCGATATCGTGGTGGCCTTTGTGCCGGACGAAGAGATTGGCCTGTGCGGGGCGAAAGCGCTGGATCTGGCCCGTTTTGATGTCGATTTCGCCTGGACCATCGACTGCTGCGAGCTGGGGGAGATTGTTTACGAGAACTTCAACGCGGCGGCAGCGGAGATTCGCTTTACCGGCGTGACGGCGCACCCCATGTCGGCGAAGGGCGTGCTGGTGAACCCGCTGCTGATGGCAACCGACTACATCAACCATTTCGATCGTCTGCAAACCCCGGAGCATACCGAGGGCCGGGAAGGTTATATCTGGTTTAACGGCATTCAGGCCGGGCAAAACGAGGCGTTGCTGAAGGCGAGCATTCGTGATTTCGACCGTGAGAGTTTTGCCGCCCGTAAGGCGCAAATTGGCGAAGTGGCGGAGAAGATTGCCGCTCAACACCCTACCGCGCAGGTAAGCTGGCATATCGAAGATACCTACAGCAACATCAGCAATGCGGTAGGTGACGATCGCCGGGCAATCGACCTGATGTTCGAGGCGATGGAAAGTTTAGGCATCACGCCAAAACCGACCCCAATGCGCGGCGGCACCGACGGTGCAGCGCTCTCGGCGAAGGGGCTGTTAACCCCGAACTTCTTCACCGGCGCCCATAACTTCCACTCAAAATTTGAGTTTTTACCGTTGAAATCGTTCGAGGCGTCGTACAACACGGCGCTGCAGCTCTGTCTGCTGGCGGCGCGTTAA
- the ydcK gene encoding YdcK family protein, which produces MNKYQLSEESRLHHWQDGETKTAVKVRQIIAARDFSDVKSGTRGGWINDQSALSQEDDCWIYDENSVVFAGAQVSGNARLTRPCVISHQASVGDNAWVDGAEIGHGARLSDNVTVQSSVVRGECHLFGNARILHNSMVIAAKGLTPDNEQILRIFGEATVSQSRVVHQAQIYGNANVSYAFVEHRAEIFDNALIEGNEVNNVWVCDCAKVYGNARLLAGLEEDAIPTLRYSSQVAENALVEGNCVIKHHVLIGGEAWLRGGPILIDDKVVIQGRARIRGEVLIEHHIEITDDAVIEAAEGEMIHLRGEKVINGAQHITRTPLIGAL; this is translated from the coding sequence ATGAATAAATATCAACTCAGCGAAGAGAGCCGTCTGCACCACTGGCAGGATGGCGAGACCAAAACAGCGGTAAAAGTACGCCAGATTATCGCCGCGCGTGATTTCAGCGATGTGAAAAGCGGCACCCGGGGGGGCTGGATCAATGACCAATCGGCGCTCTCGCAGGAGGATGACTGCTGGATCTACGACGAGAACAGCGTGGTCTTTGCCGGGGCACAGGTGAGCGGTAACGCGCGCCTTACCCGGCCATGCGTAATTAGTCATCAGGCGTCTGTCGGCGATAACGCATGGGTTGACGGAGCCGAGATCGGCCACGGCGCGCGCTTAAGTGACAACGTCACCGTTCAGTCTTCGGTGGTGCGTGGTGAATGCCATCTGTTTGGTAATGCCCGCATCCTGCACAACAGCATGGTGATCGCCGCTAAAGGGTTAACCCCGGACAATGAGCAGATCCTGCGTATTTTTGGCGAGGCCACGGTCAGCCAGTCGCGGGTGGTACATCAGGCGCAGATCTACGGCAACGCCAATGTCAGCTACGCCTTTGTTGAGCATCGCGCTGAAATTTTTGACAACGCGCTGATCGAAGGCAACGAAGTGAACAACGTCTGGGTATGCGACTGCGCCAAAGTGTACGGCAACGCGCGCCTGCTCGCGGGGCTGGAGGAGGATGCCATCCCTACCCTGCGCTACAGCTCCCAGGTGGCGGAAAATGCCCTGGTTGAGGGCAACTGCGTGATTAAACACCATGTGCTGATTGGCGGCGAAGCCTGGCTACGCGGCGGACCGATTTTAATAGATGACAAAGTGGTGATTCAGGGTCGGGCACGCATTCGCGGGGAAGTGCTGATCGAGCATCATATTGAGATTACCGATGACGCGGTGATTGAGGCGGCGGAAGGCGAGATGATCCACCTGCGCGGTGAGAAGGTGATTAACGGCGCGCAGCATATCACCCGCACGCCGCTGATTGGTGCATTATGA
- a CDS encoding glucan biosynthesis protein D: MNRRRFLKGSLAVAAVSGTSGFAALFSQAASAAESDIADGTSRRFDFSVLQSMAHDLAQTPWGGAPRPLPDTLATLTPQAYNSIQYDPKQSLWNNIENRQLDVQFFHVGMGFRRRVRMFSLDNQTAQAREIHFRPELFNYHDAGVDTKQLEGQSDLGFAGFRAFKSPELARRDIVSFLGASYFRAVDDTYQYGLSARGLALNTYADSTEEFPDFTAFWFETVKPGATTFTVYTLLDSPSITGAYKFVIHCEKTQVIMDVENHLYARKEIQQLGIAPMTSMFACGNNERRVCDTIHPQIHDSDRLAMWRGNGEWVCRPLNNPQKLQYNAYTDKNPKGFGLLQLDRDFSHYQDIMGWYNKRPSLWVEPRNQWGKGTVGLMEIPTTGETLDNVVCFWQPEKPVKAGDKLNFQYRLYWSARPPVRSPLANVLATRTGMGGFPEGWAPGEHYPKVWARRFAVDFVGGDLKAAAPKGIEPVITLSSGEAKQIEILYVEPFDGYRILFDWYPTSDSTDTVDIRMFLRCQGEAISETWLYHYFPPAPDKRQYVDDRVMR, from the coding sequence ATGAATCGCAGACGTTTTTTAAAAGGATCTCTGGCCGTCGCCGCAGTAAGCGGAACTTCCGGTTTCGCCGCACTCTTTTCCCAGGCGGCCAGTGCAGCTGAATCGGATATTGCGGACGGCACCAGCCGCCGTTTCGACTTTTCTGTGCTGCAATCCATGGCTCACGACCTGGCGCAAACACCGTGGGGTGGTGCGCCGCGTCCGCTGCCGGATACGCTGGCAACACTGACACCGCAGGCTTATAACAGCATCCAGTACGATCCAAAGCAGTCGCTGTGGAACAACATCGAAAACCGCCAGCTTGATGTGCAGTTCTTCCACGTCGGGATGGGCTTCCGCCGTCGGGTGCGCATGTTCTCCCTGGATAACCAGACCGCCCAGGCGCGTGAGATCCACTTCCGCCCGGAACTCTTCAACTACCACGACGCGGGGGTCGATACTAAGCAGCTGGAAGGGCAGAGCGACTTAGGCTTCGCCGGTTTCCGCGCCTTTAAATCGCCGGAGCTGGCGCGCCGCGATATCGTCTCTTTCCTCGGCGCGAGCTACTTCCGCGCGGTTGACGACACCTATCAGTATGGGCTCTCCGCCCGCGGCCTGGCGCTGAACACCTACGCCGACAGCACCGAGGAGTTCCCGGACTTCACCGCCTTCTGGTTTGAAACCGTTAAACCCGGGGCGACCACCTTCACGGTCTACACCCTGCTCGACAGCCCGAGCATCACCGGGGCCTATAAGTTTGTGATCCACTGCGAGAAGACCCAGGTGATCATGGATGTCGAAAACCATCTCTACGCCCGTAAAGAGATCCAGCAGTTGGGTATTGCCCCGATGACCAGCATGTTCGCCTGCGGCAACAACGAGCGCCGCGTCTGCGACACCATTCATCCGCAGATCCACGACTCCGATCGTCTGGCGATGTGGCGCGGCAACGGCGAATGGGTTTGCCGCCCGCTGAATAACCCGCAAAAGCTGCAATACAACGCCTATACCGACAAAAACCCGAAAGGTTTTGGTCTGCTCCAGCTTGACCGCGACTTCTCCCACTATCAGGACATCATGGGCTGGTACAACAAGCGCCCAAGCCTGTGGGTTGAGCCGCGTAACCAGTGGGGCAAAGGCACCGTCGGGCTGATGGAGATCCCGACCACCGGCGAAACCCTGGATAACGTGGTCTGCTTCTGGCAGCCGGAAAAACCGGTGAAGGCGGGGGATAAACTGAACTTCCAGTACCGTCTCTACTGGAGCGCCAGGCCGCCGGTCCGTTCCCCGCTGGCAAACGTGCTGGCCACCCGTACCGGCATGGGCGGCTTCCCGGAAGGCTGGGCCCCTGGCGAGCACTATCCGAAGGTGTGGGCGCGCCGTTTTGCGGTCGATTTTGTCGGCGGCGATCTGAAAGCGGCCGCGCCAAAAGGGATCGAGCCGGTAATCACCCTCTCCAGTGGAGAAGCGAAGCAGATTGAGATCCTCTATGTGGAGCCGTTCGATGGCTATCGCATCCTGTTCGACTGGTACCCGACCAGCGATTCGACCGATACGGTGGATATACGGATGTTCCTGCGCTGTCAGGGCGAAGCGATCAGCGAAACCTGGCTGTATCACTATTTCCCGCCCGCGCCGGATAAACGTCAGTATGTAGACGACCGCGTAATGCGTTAA
- the tehA gene encoding dicarboxylate transporter/tellurite-resistance protein TehA produces the protein MYKTQPAERVLNLPAGYYGMVLGTIGMGFAWRYASTIWPVPHWPGEMLVLLAMTIWLLLTVAFITRAVRFPGSVLAEMRHPVMSSFVSLFPATTMLVAIGFVPWYRPLALALFSVGVVVQLSYAAWQSAGLWRGKHPEEATTPGLYLPTVANNFISAMACGALGFHDAGLVFLGAGVFSWLSLEPVILQRLRSAGELPAPMRSSLGIQLAPALVACSAWLSVNGGEADTFAKMLFGYGLLQLLFTLRLMPWYLSQPFNASFWSFSFGVSALATTGLHLGQSSPSGFFHAIAIPLFIFTNAIIALLLVRTFILLMQGKLLVRADKATLMQAEEKE, from the coding sequence ATGTACAAGACTCAACCCGCTGAACGCGTTCTTAATTTGCCCGCTGGCTACTACGGTATGGTGCTGGGTACGATTGGTATGGGCTTCGCCTGGCGCTATGCCAGCACCATCTGGCCGGTGCCGCACTGGCCGGGGGAGATGCTGGTGTTGCTGGCGATGACGATCTGGCTGCTGTTAACCGTGGCGTTTATCACCCGCGCGGTGCGGTTTCCCGGCAGCGTCCTGGCGGAGATGCGTCATCCGGTAATGAGCAGCTTTGTGAGTCTGTTCCCGGCCACCACCATGCTGGTGGCGATTGGCTTTGTGCCCTGGTATCGCCCGCTGGCGCTGGCCTTGTTCAGCGTGGGCGTGGTGGTGCAGTTGAGCTATGCGGCGTGGCAGTCCGCCGGGCTGTGGCGCGGCAAACATCCGGAGGAGGCGACCACCCCGGGGCTCTACCTGCCGACGGTGGCTAACAACTTTATCAGCGCGATGGCCTGCGGCGCACTCGGGTTTCACGATGCCGGGCTGGTGTTTCTCGGCGCGGGGGTCTTCTCCTGGCTGAGCCTGGAACCAGTGATACTGCAACGGCTGCGCAGCGCGGGTGAACTGCCTGCGCCAATGCGCTCATCTCTCGGTATTCAGCTGGCCCCTGCGCTGGTGGCCTGTAGCGCGTGGCTCAGCGTCAACGGCGGCGAGGCGGATACCTTTGCCAAAATGCTGTTCGGCTATGGCCTGTTGCAATTACTCTTTACCCTGCGGCTGATGCCCTGGTATCTGTCGCAGCCCTTTAATGCTTCATTCTGGAGCTTTTCGTTCGGCGTCTCGGCGCTGGCCACCACCGGCTTGCATCTGGGGCAGAGTAGCCCGTCCGGTTTCTTTCACGCCATCGCCATTCCGCTCTTTATTTTTACCAATGCCATCATTGCGCTATTACTGGTGCGTACGTTTATCCTGTTGATGCAGGGGAAACTGTTGGTTCGTGCAGACAAAGCAACGCTTATGCAAGCTGAGGAAAAAGAATGA
- a CDS encoding Hcp family type VI secretion system effector, protein MAIPAYLWLKDDGGADIKGSVDVYGREGSIEVIGLNHGVMQPTDKHNGKATSLRVHSPYSFDKEIDASSPYLYKAVSTGQKLKSAELKFYRINDAGQEVEYFSTLMEGVKVVSVCPMMLDVKDPDYEKHNHIELVELLYEKITWRYADGNIMHADSWNDRKTA, encoded by the coding sequence ATGGCAATTCCCGCGTATTTATGGCTTAAAGACGACGGTGGTGCAGATATTAAAGGTTCTGTCGACGTCTACGGGCGTGAAGGCAGCATAGAAGTCATCGGCCTCAATCATGGCGTAATGCAACCCACCGACAAGCACAACGGCAAGGCAACCAGCCTGCGTGTACATTCTCCCTACTCATTCGATAAAGAGATCGACGCCTCCAGCCCCTATCTCTACAAGGCCGTTAGCACGGGCCAGAAGCTTAAATCCGCTGAGTTGAAGTTTTACCGCATTAATGACGCAGGACAAGAGGTGGAATACTTTTCAACTCTTATGGAGGGCGTAAAGGTTGTCAGCGTCTGCCCAATGATGCTGGATGTCAAAGATCCAGATTATGAGAAACATAATCACATTGAGCTGGTGGAGCTGTTGTATGAAAAAATAACGTGGCGCTATGCCGATGGTAACATTATGCATGCAGACAGCTGGAACGACCGTAAGACGGCATAA
- a CDS encoding tlde1 domain-containing protein, giving the protein MGWKYEQSTGKMYKDGKLIETGYSGALTNKNNPDRQHVRGLGPIPRGTYKISGHSNSKGPVTIILEQVTGESFGRSAFRIHGERIEGPAGFASAGCIILSLSTRRQIIRDSTDLEVVR; this is encoded by the coding sequence ATGGGATGGAAGTATGAGCAGTCGACTGGCAAGATGTATAAAGATGGCAAGCTAATCGAGACCGGCTACTCCGGCGCACTCACCAATAAAAACAATCCTGACCGTCAGCATGTCAGGGGATTGGGACCTATACCAAGAGGGACCTATAAAATCTCAGGGCATTCAAATTCAAAAGGACCGGTAACTATCATTCTTGAGCAAGTCACCGGCGAGAGCTTTGGTCGCTCAGCGTTTCGTATCCATGGCGAACGAATCGAAGGACCTGCAGGGTTCGCATCTGCAGGCTGTATTATTCTTTCGTTGTCGACACGTCGGCAGATAATCCGCGACAGCACCGATCTGGAGGTGGTGCGATGA
- a CDS encoding ABC transporter substrate-binding protein, with product MKVKAFVVGLGLLCSFSSLAATELRYGVEAEYPPFESRNASGELEGFDIELGNAICAAAALKCSWVETSFDALIPGLVAKKFDAINSAMNITDQRRQSIDFTQPIYRIPSQLVGKTGSAVDATPEGLKGKTVGVLQGSIQETYAKEHWEKQGVTVVSYKDQNMAWGDLLNGRIDASLVMSAAGQAGFLSKPQGKGFGFIGKPVADDTILGSGIGYGLRKGDEATKKQLDAAIDKVRADGTIDKLAQKYFPGIDVSVK from the coding sequence ATGAAAGTAAAAGCCTTCGTTGTCGGCCTGGGGTTGCTGTGTTCGTTTTCCTCACTTGCCGCAACCGAATTACGTTACGGCGTAGAAGCTGAGTATCCGCCTTTTGAGAGCCGTAACGCCTCGGGTGAACTGGAAGGGTTTGATATTGAGCTGGGGAACGCAATTTGCGCGGCGGCGGCCCTGAAGTGCAGCTGGGTTGAAACCTCGTTTGACGCGCTGATCCCGGGGCTGGTGGCGAAGAAATTTGACGCCATCAACTCGGCGATGAACATCACCGACCAGCGTCGCCAGAGCATCGACTTCACCCAGCCGATCTACCGTATTCCATCTCAGCTGGTGGGCAAGACCGGTAGCGCGGTGGACGCCACCCCGGAAGGGCTGAAGGGCAAGACCGTGGGCGTGTTGCAGGGCTCCATTCAGGAAACCTACGCCAAGGAGCACTGGGAAAAACAGGGTGTCACCGTGGTGTCGTATAAAGATCAGAACATGGCCTGGGGCGATCTGCTGAATGGCCGTATTGACGCCTCGCTGGTGATGTCTGCCGCCGGACAGGCGGGCTTCCTGAGCAAGCCACAGGGGAAAGGCTTTGGCTTTATCGGTAAGCCGGTCGCCGATGACACCATCCTGGGCAGCGGGATCGGCTATGGCCTGCGTAAAGGCGATGAGGCCACCAAAAAGCAGCTTGATGCCGCCATTGATAAAGTCCGTGCTGACGGCACTATCGACAAGCTTGCGCAGAAGTACTTCCCGGGCATCGATGTCAGCGTGAAATAA